The following DNA comes from Nocardia sp. XZ_19_385.
GGCCCACCGCCGCCGCATCGACTAGCGCGGGCAGCTCACATCAGCGCGATGATGATGGCGATGATCAGCACCAGGCCGATCAGCAGACCGATCGCGATGGCCAGCGGAGCGTTGCTGGCCTGCGGCGGGCGCTGACCGATGGTGCGCTGGCCGCTTGGCCGCTGACCCGCCGGAGCTTGCTGCGCTCCGGTCTGCTGCGGGCGGTGCGGGCGCGGCAGCGGCGCTGAGTGCGGGCTGCGCGTGCCGGCCGCGGAATTGCGGGTCGCCCACGCCGGAATGGTTCCGTCCTCGGTGCGGACCGGCGCGCCGAGAATGTAGGGCCCGGTGCCGGGACCGAAAGCGGCGGTGAGGATTTCGTCGCGCGCCTCGGCCATGGTCGGGCGGCGCTGCGGCGCGGGTTCCATCATGTGCAGCAGCGCGTTGGTGAGCACCCCGCAGCGCTGCGGCGGAATGATCTGCGCCATCGCGGCCCGCTCGACCAGGACGTTGGCGTCCTCGTCCAGGCCGAATGGCGGCTGGCCCTCGATCGCGGTGTACAGCGTCGCGCCGAGGGAGAACACATCGCTGGCCTCGGTCGGCTGCGCGCCGCGCGCCACCTCCGGCGGCAGGTAGGCGGGGGTGCCGGTGATGACGCCGTCGGGTTCGTCGGACAGGTCGCCCGCGCCCCGGGAGATACCGAAGTCGCTGAGCTTGGCCATGCCGACGCCCGGACCACGGTCGGCGACAAGAATATTGCCGGGTTTGATGTCGCGGTGCGTGATGCCCACGGCGTGCGCGGCGGCCAGCGCGTCGGCGACCTGCGCGCCCATCTGCGCCACCTCGATCACCGGCAGCGTGTCGAACACCGCCATCGCCTTGGCCACACTGCGCGAGGGCAGATGCTCCATCACCAGCCAGGGTTCGCCGGCCTCCAGCGCGACGTCGTAGACGGCGATGGCGTGCTCGTGCGACAGCTTCGCCGCGACTCGGCCCTCGTGCATGATCTGGTTGCGGATCTCGGTGGCCTGGCGTTCGTCCAGCCCGGCCGTGGAGAGTACCTGCTTGATGGCGACGTCGCGGTCGAGCAGCCGGTCGTGCGCCAGCCAGACCGCGCCCATGCCGCCGCCACCGACTTTGGATTGCAGGCGGTAGCGGCCGGCGACCAGATAGTCCGGGCCGACGATGGGTCGGGGGCGCTCGATCATGGGTTGCAGGGTATCCGACGCACCGACCTACGCACCCGCCGAACCGTGATAAGGCGAAACGTGCCAAGTGATTTCGGACAGAACCGTCCAGTCTCGTGATGCGCACCGCAGGACGGGGGCGGTCCCGTCGGCGGAATGCTGGTGGCGGTCGAGCGCGGGGATGGCTCGCCGGTCGCTGGCGTGTCTGCGCGTGGGCCGCCCCTGAGCTCGGACAACAGCGCTGAACGCCCCGTCCGCGCGGCGCGCTTGACGGATTCCGGGGGTGGGTTTCTACTAGAGAGATATCGAACGTATATTCGATACGAATCGATAGCTGGATCGGTGCTAGCTGGTCCGCTCGCTTCGCCCAGTCCATCGTGGGAAGTAGGTGGTTGTGATGGGTTCGGACGCGCGCGTGGGGGAGGCACAACAACAGAAGGTGGCCGAGCTCCGCAGGAAAATGGCCGCCATACCCGGTCGCGGCGAATCCGCCGTCGAACGGGCGCCGCACGCCGCCGAACTGCGCCGCGAAGCCCTGCCTGTCCCCGCCGCGCTTGCGGAGTTGTTGCCGGATGGCGGCTTGGTCAAGGGGTCGGTGGTGTCCTACGCGGGCGCCCGCTCGCTGCTCGCCGGTTTGCTCGCCGCGGTCACCGAGAGCGGCGGTCACGCCGCGGTGGTGGGCGTCCCCCGATTCGGCCTGCTCGCCGCCGCGGAGATGGGCGCGGATCTGGAACGCCTCGCCGTGGTCGCCGACCCCGGCCCCGACCCCATCGAGGTTGCTTCCGTGTTGCTGGATGGCCTCGATCTGGTCGTCCTCGGCCTCGACGGCGCCTCCGTCGTGCCCTCCCGCGCCCGCGTCCTCGCCGCCCGCGCCCGCAACAAGGGCGCCACCCTCGTCGTCACCGACGGAACTTGGCCCAACCCCGCCCTGCGCATCGACGCCCGCATCGCCGGCTACGTCGGCCTCGGCACCGGCCACGGCCGCCTGCACTCCCTGACCCTGGAAGTCGAAGTCCGCGGCAAAACCGGCACCCCCAACCACGGTCACCTCGACCTGCGCCCGAGCGCCGGCCGCGTCCGATGGTTCCCGCAGCACATCGATTCCATCGCCGAGCTCCCACTCCGCGCCCGGGGCGCCGCCTCATGATGTGGGGAACCTTGCCGATCGTCGACCGCATAGCCGTTGCCTCACAGGCGTGTTCGTGCATGCCGTCGGCCTGCTACCCGAGCAAGATCACGGTGTGCCAGCGGATCGATCATCGGGCGGGTCTGTCCGGCTTGGATACCGTCGTGAAGTCGAACCAACTCGGGGGCTTCGACA
Coding sequences within:
- a CDS encoding serine/threonine-protein kinase, translated to MIERPRPIVGPDYLVAGRYRLQSKVGGGGMGAVWLAHDRLLDRDVAIKQVLSTAGLDERQATEIRNQIMHEGRVAAKLSHEHAIAVYDVALEAGEPWLVMEHLPSRSVAKAMAVFDTLPVIEVAQMGAQVADALAAAHAVGITHRDIKPGNILVADRGPGVGMAKLSDFGISRGAGDLSDEPDGVITGTPAYLPPEVARGAQPTEASDVFSLGATLYTAIEGQPPFGLDEDANVLVERAAMAQIIPPQRCGVLTNALLHMMEPAPQRRPTMAEARDEILTAAFGPGTGPYILGAPVRTEDGTIPAWATRNSAAGTRSPHSAPLPRPHRPQQTGAQQAPAGQRPSGQRTIGQRPPQASNAPLAIAIGLLIGLVLIIAIIIALM